The nucleotide window GAGCATATCTGGAGTCGTGAAGATGACGTGAGGCTTCTCCCTTAGGAGGGCCCTCCTTTCGGTCCAACCAACGTCCCCCGTGAGTATCCTAGCCTTGACGAGTCTCCCCGATATCTCCCTGAATAGCTCGTTCTCCCTTTGGAACTTCTCCCACTGGTTATTTATCAGAGCCCGTGTGGGATAGATGAGTAGATAGCGACCCTCTGGGTCCGAGAGGATGCCATCGAATATCGCCAGCCTGAAGATCTCGCTCTTACCGCTCGCCGTCGGCGTGGCCACGACAACATTCTTGCCCGCGTAGAGCTTCTCGAGAGCCCTCACTTGGTGGCTATAGAGTCTGAAGCCAAGCCTCTGAACGAGCTCATTAACTTCGCGGTTTCTGAAGGAGAACTTCCCGTATTCTCCCTCCCTTGGCGGCAGCTCCGCGTACCTCACGATTTCGCTTTCAAGTCCCCTGAACACGTCCAGCATGCCCTTCCCCGCGGAGCTCTTTGATAAACTTCAGGATACCCTCAGGAATCTCCTGCTCCTCCCCTCTCTCCATCTTGTGGAGCTCCCTCCTATAGGCCTCCAAGGGAGCCTCCTCCCTCCCGAGGAACTCCGCAAAAGTTTTGGGCTTTTTGTCCAGAGCCTCAAAGAAGGCCTGATGGTTTTTGTCCCTCACGACGTGGTGGTCTATGACTAGCTCGGCGTTCGTCTCCTTTATTATCCTGTTTATGTTCCGGAGGGCAAGCTCTCTGACGTTGCCCACCCTGTAGCTCAGGTAGGTAGGAGGTCCGCCCGCTATCAGTAGGTCAGGGTTCTTCTCGATTATCCATTTCACGGCCGCCTCGTTTATGAGCTGGCTATCGCTGGCGTGAACGATTCTCCTCTTCCCGTCGTCCACCATCACCATGACAATAAAGCCAAGCTTCGAGCCCTCCCTCCCGTGGGGGACGGGCTGTGAGAACTCTAAGGTCACGCCTTCAAGGTCGAAGCTCTTCCCGTCCGAGAACTCAACTTTTCTGGCTATCGGTTCGACGTTCCTAAGGAACTCTCGAGCCCTCTTCCTCTGACTGTTGTTTATGTTCTCGGTCGGATGTTTCGTGAAGACAAGCTTTCCGGCGTAGAGCTCTTTAGCAATTTTGGCCGATGAGCTCTCGTAAATTCCTTCGAAGAATGGGGTGTGGTGGTCATAGTGATAGTGGGATATAGTTATGATAGTCGCCTCCCTGGCGTAGGCCTGAATGAGCTCCCTTGCCCTCCTCAGGGCATCGAACTCCGCCTTTGCCGGCGGGAGTGAGTACCTTTTGGGGCCCAGAGCGGCGCCCGGGTCTATTAGGATTCCAAGGCCCCCAGCCTTAACGTAGGTAACCAAGCTCCTTACCCCGAGACTTTCAGAAGCCAGTGGAACTATTTTCATCTCGCTCCCCCTGCATGAGTGTCATGGGAGATAAATTTAAGCATACCGCCCGAAAGACCTTGCTCTCGCGTAGGTATGACCGTCGTCGACGAGGATAAGGTCTGAACTTTTCTACTCACTGCTTCACCATGCTTTCTTTTTACTAAATTGGGTGGCAAAACTAAAATTTGAAAAATTTACTAACTAAACAGGAAAGAAAAAATAAAATTGCATAAAGCAAGAAGAAGAATTTATAAAGTTGAGTTGATACTCGGAACAACTCCTCTAGTCACGACCAGCCAATACTGCCGCAGTATGCAGTATTCGATGAAGTTTGAAAGCTGGAGAAAGTTGAATTCTTTATATTTGCATTATCTGGTTTTCTGATGTCCCCCGATGTAGATGTGAGGTGCACCACACCGAGGGGTGAGGGCTCTTGAAAACTGGAAGGGCGCTGTCGCTGTGCTAGTTCTTGCACTATCCTTAGCGCTGGTGGCGATGACCTTTCATACCATGACTTCTCATAACTAGGAGGACGTGAACTCGAGCTTCCTCTTGACAAAGACCACAACCGAAACTCCAAAGGCCCCAACGATAACAATCAGAACTAACATCTCCTGCCTTCTACCAAATTACACTGGCTACGCCTACATCTTTCCCAATGAGACGATAAGGCTGCTATTCTACCTTTGCTGTCCAGATGCTCTCAATAACTCGAAGATCGTACTTCTCTCGGCAGATTTCGGAATGAATACTGCCTCGCATGCCTCAGAAAGGAGGCCTTTAACCACTACCTTCTCGGAGTGCTGTATGAGGCTCTATCGGACGGGGAAAGCCTCACAGCTCTTGGGTATCAGTAAACCAACACTAATTAGAAAGATTAAATCTGGTGAGATTAGAGCGTATCGTGTTGGAAGAGAATACCGCATTCCAGAAAGCGAAATCAAGAGAATTCTTGAGGGCAAACTTCCTGACAAAGTTGTTATTTACGCCAGAGTTTCAAGCCGAGACCAAAAAGAGGACTTGGAGAGACAGGTTGAATACCTAAAAAACTACTGCTCCTCAAAAGGTTACCAAGTGGCTAAAATCCTCACCGACATTTCCTCCGGCCTGAACGAGAATAGGAGGGGCTTAAAACAGCTCTTCACATTAGTTGAGAGCGGAGAAGTTACCAAAGTCGTCATAACTTACCGGGATAGGCTCACTCGCTTTGGCTTCAAGTACCTCGAACAATACTTTAACTCCCACGGCGTTGAGATTGAAGTAATCTTCGACGATGAGGGGAAAACGCCAGAAAAGGAACTTGTTGAGGACTTGCTGGCAATAGTAACTTCCTTCGCTGGAAAGCTTTATGGAATGCGTTCTCACAGGAAAAAACGCCTCGTCGAGGCGGTAAAGAATGCCCTCAGAGACAATTAAACTCACGGCAAAATTCAAGTTGAAGGAACACCTGAAGAGTTAGATGAGCTTTTCCAAACTTATCGGGAAATCGTGAACTTTCTCATCACTCATGCTTTTGAGAACAACGTTACGAGCTTTTACCGGTTGAAGAAGGAGACTTACAAAGGCTTACGCAAGGAGTATCCAGAGCTTCCAAGCCATTACCTTTACACGGCCTGCCAGATGGCGACGGCAATATTCAAAAGTTTCAGAAAGCGGAGAAAGAAGGGGAAAGCTAAGGGGAAGCCTGTTTTCAAAAAAGAAGTCATAATGTTGGATGATCACTTGTTCAAACTCGATTTAGAAAACAAAACCGTAAAACTCTCCACTCTGAAGGGGAGAATCCAGTTAGAGTTTTATCCTGCAAGGTACCACGAGAAGTTTAAGGGCTGGAAGGTTGGGCAGGCTTGGTTAGTGAGAACACCGAAGGGAGCTTTTCTAAACGTTGTCTTCTCAAAGGAGGTTGAGATTAGAGAACCAACAACTTTTGTCGGCGTGGACTTGAACGAGAATAACGTAACGCTTTCCCTCCCAAATGGGGAGTTCGTTCAAATCATCACCCACGAGCGGGAGATTAGAACTGGCTACTTCGTGAAGAGGAGAAGAATCCAGAGGAAAATCCGGGGCGGAAAGAAAAGGAAAGAACTCCTCGAAAAGTATGGGCGGAGGGAGAGGAACAGGCTTAACGACCTTTACCACAAATTGGCCAATAAAATCGTCGAGCTGGCGGAAAAATACGGTGGCCTCGCCTTGGAGGATTTAACAGAAATCAGGGAGTCAATCAGGTATTCTGCCGAGATGAATGGAAGACTTCACCGCTGGAGTTTTAGGAAGCTTCAGAGCATTATCGAATACAAGGCCAAGCTGAGAGGGATTAAAGTTGTTTTTGTGGATCCTGCTCATACTTCCTCCCTGTGCCCGGTATGTGGGGGTAAGTTAAGCCCGAATGGGCACAGGGTTTTGAGTTGCAAGTGTGGGTTTGAGGCTGATAGAGATGTTGTTGGGAGTTGGAATATTCGCTTAAGAGCCTTGAAGATGTGGGGAGTCACCGTTCCCCCCAAAAGCCACCCAATGAGCCGAGGCTGGAAGGTTAGCCGTAACGACGTTTTACACACTTCACACAAGTTACGGCTAACCAGAACGGTTCCTGCTCATCGGCGAGAGGATTTTGACCCGGAGGAGGTTTCCCTCAACGAGGTCATTGAGACAATTGAGAAGTATGGCTATGAAGTCGAGATTGGCGACGAGGGATGTTAAGACTTCAAAATGCCTTAGATCCGGTTTGCGGAATGGAAGTTAGTGAAGAAACTGAATTCAAAGTAGAGTACAATTGAAAACTACTTTCGCTCTCCACACTGCAAAGCCCAGTTTGAGGCAAGTCCCGAGAAGTACGTCAATGACGAGGGAACTAATCACGCGCACAGAATGCATTAAGATGAATTGAGGCCCCAATTTCCCCAAACTTCCTCCTTAATGGGCCCCTTAAATACCAAGGGAGCCGTTTTAGGGTGTTCAATAACCTTTATAAAACATTTGCACAATTGCTCAAATGTAAAGGTGATGCTGGATGGTAGAGGTGTGCAAGGTTCACGAGGAGCATCTAGACAAGATTGAAAAAGCCAAGAGGAATCTACCAGATGACGAAACAATACTTGAGGCTTCCGACTTCTTTGACGCTTTAGGTAATCCCACAAGGCTTAAGATTCTCTTTGCTCTGCTGGAGGGGGAGCTCTGCACATGCGATCTTTCCAACATCACAGGCCTTTCAGTCTCAGCTATATCTCACCAGCTCAGGATTCTGAAGGATAGAAAAATCGTCAAATACAGGAAGGACGGGAAGAGCGTCTTTTATAGGCTGGATGACGAGCATATAAGGGAGATTTTGAAGGTCGTGTTAAAGCATATGGAGGAATAATCATGCCGAAGAAGCTTAAACTGGAAGGGCTCGACTGCGCAAGCTGTGCTTATGAAATAGAGGAGGCTTTAAAGAAGGAGGGCTTCGAGTTTGCTCTGGTCAACTTCACCACCAAAGAAGCCATAATAGAGGGGGACATCGAGAAGGCAAAGGAGATAATAAAGAAGGTTGAGCCGGGGGTTAAGATTATCGAAAAGGAGGAACATGAACACGACGACCCGAAGAGGATGCTCTACTTCATAATCCCCTCGCTCCTGCTGTTCGCCATCGGAATCGTCCTCAGGTACTACTACAACTACGACAACCCCTTTGTGTTCGGGATATTTGTGGTGAGCTACCTCCTCGTTGGCTGGAAGGTTTTGAGGAACGCCATCATAAACTCCATTCGTGGAAACGTCTTCGACGAGAACTTCCTCATAACCATAGCTACGCTGGGGGCCTTTGCCATTCATGAATATCCCGAAGCGGTTGCAGTTATGCTCTTCTACATCGTGGGTGAGTTCTTCCAGGACTTAGCCGTCAACAGGTCGAGGCGCTCTATTAAGGCGTTACTGGCATTAAAGGCGGAGTACGCAAACCTCAAGGTGGGCGATAAGATAGTAAGAGTCAAGCCCGAAGAACTTAAAGTGGGAGACATAATTGTCATAAAGCCCGGTGAGAGGGTTCCCGTTGATGGAGTTATCCTCGAGGGAAGCTCAAGCGTTGATACCTCCGCCTTAACCGGGGAAAGCGTTCCCAGGACTGTAAAGGAAGGGGAGGAAATCCTCTCGGGAATGGTGAACCTGAGCGGTCTTTTGACGGTTAAGGTTACGAAAGAGCTTAAGGAATCAACTATTTCGAGGATTCTTGAGCTTGTGGAGAACGCAAGCGCGAGAAAAGCTAAGACGGAGAAGTTCATAACACGCTTCGCCCACTACTATACGCCAGCTGTCGTCGGACTTGCGATGCTTATAGCTTTAATTCCACCGCTTGTCTTCGGCGAGCCCTTCTCGAAGTGGGTTTATAGAGCTTTGGTACTCCTCGTCATATCATGTCCATGTGCGCTTGTGCTCTCAATACCCCTCGGCTACTTCGGGGGTATTGGAAGAGCAGCGAGGGATGGAATACTCATCAAGGGCTCCAACTTCCTCGATGCCTTGAGCAGTGCTTCAATAGTTGCCTTTGACAAGACTGAAACGCTGACAAAGGGAGTCTTCAAGGTCACGAGGATAGAAACGAGGAATGGCTTTACCGAGGAGGAAATCCTCAAGTTCGCCGCCTTGGCGGAGGTCCACTCAAACCATCCTATAGCAAAGGCGATAAGAGAGGCTTATGGGAAGGAAATCAACGAAACTCAGGTAAAAGAGCATGAAGAGATAGCTGGACATGGCGTAAGGGCGAAGATAGACGGTATTGAGGTGATGGTGGGCAACGACAGGTTACTGCACAAGTTCAGCGTGGAGCACGACACCTGCCACGTTAAAGGAACGGTCGCCCACGTCGTCGTCAACGGAAAGTACGCGGGCTACATAGTGATCTCGGACGAGATAAAGGAAGATGCACTCGAGACTATCAAGGAGCTCAAGAAACTGGGAGTTAAGAAGATTATAATGGTTACAGGAGACAACAAAGATGTTGCGGCCGAGATAGCGAGGCATCTCAACTTAGATGGCTTCTATGCCGAGCTCCTGCCCGAGGACAAAGTTAAAGTCATAAAGGAACTGGAGAAAGGTAAAGCACCTAACGAGAAGATAGTCTTCGTTGGGGACGGCATAAACGACGCACCTGTGCTAGCGGTGGCCGACATCGGCGTGGCCATGGGCGCCTTGGGAAGCGACGCGGCGATAGAGACCGCCGATGTGGTGATAATGGATGATAAGCTGGCGAGATTGCGGGGGAAGAAACACTTAGGCGTAACATGCCCAATGGAGAGTACAACCTTTACTATCTTTTCAATGGAAGCGACTTGCTGTTTTTAGGGAGAAGTAATCCTCTACTCGGCGAACCATCAGTAGTGACTGAGATTAACGGAACCTTCTACATTCTCCAGCGCAAGCAGAGGGTAGTTCCCTACAAAACCGTCACCATGGCAGTCAACGGGGAGGCAAAGAACTTTACATTCACCGCTAAAAAAACCGAAATGAGAGTTTATCGCTTCGATGGTTGTGCATCTCTCATATGGAACTGCACAATACTTGAATTTCAGAACGGGACAGAGCGCACAAAATGTAATAGAACCGAGATTCTGAGCTACTTCGCCAACACCCCACAGAAAAGTCCATCAGGTGTCAAGGGAGTCATTGAGAACGGTTTCATAGTCTTTAGACTTGCAAATTTAACTTATGGGATTCTAGTGACTGAATTTGAGGAATATGTATCGGGCTTCTTTGGAAACAAAACGCTCAATGTACTCTCAACCCTTCATGCACTACCTGTCAGTGAGGGAATTCTCATCTATTACCCAGGAGATGTTAAAGTTAATGATGGGAGCTCCGCTTCAGAGTTACCGCTTCTGTTCTTTTATGACGGGAAAAAGCTAATTCACCTAAAAATGCATGTGGGTAGCGTACAGGAGCCTCCAGAATGTGGAGATAGGAGCAATTTTTCCCGAAGATTAACCCTCCCCAAGTCTTTAGTTGTTCTTACTGGAGCCATCCTAATGTTTATACTGGTTTACTGGGGGATTAGGAGGCATGTCTAGATCAATTTAAGCAGAATTGAAAAGGAGAGCCCTATATGTGTAAATGCATGTGGAAGGTAGAGCTTGTTCTTTTTCTATTGTCGCTTTCGTTGCTATCCTTCGTCTCGGCCACCAGATCCCTCTGCGGCCCCAATCCAGTTCTTGCCCCCACAGAATACTGCACATTTTATCCCTTCATCAAAGCCGAGGAAGACGACGCGATAATAATGCTCTCATGGGATGCCCTTGGCCCGGGGATGCAGGGGGCGGAGGAGCTTTTTATACTTTCCACGAAGGCCTATGGTATCTGAGCGACGGGAGGGCCGTAGACTCGAAAGGGCCGTGCATATTGAAGAACATCATCCCTCCCGAGGAAATCAGAGATGAGCTATGCCCCTGCACCCACGTCTCGATAAACTGCCGGCCTGCCAGTCCGCTCCCAAAGGGGATTCGATGGAGTCCTATGGGATCCTCTTGTTTGGAGCTGTGCTGGTGGCAGTACTTGCCTTCTTGAGAATAAAAAAGAGGAGCTAATTTTTATTTTTTTACTCCCTCCGTTTGTAGAGGTGGGACACACGTTCCCAAAACATGGTGGCATTGAGCCTGTTCCGTCATCTATGGTTGTAAAGTACATCGCAAGCTCGATGTTGTCGCCAGTTGCTTTAATATCCCTTTTTAATTTTAATATGGTAGCATAGCACAGTTGATTCGGTGGGGCATTCATAACTCTTATCCCATAGGTCACAACTGACTGAGAGGTTTTTGAATAGCTGAAGGATATGGAAAGCGAACCAATGCCCGGTAACTTACTCCATAGCCAGCTGGCGGCAGAACCTCCAAGTGGCACTGAATAAAATCTATAGCTCGAACTTCCTTGGAACTGGAAGACTATATTATCATACGTTCCATAGCCTGTTGTCCTGAAGACTTTTACCTTTGATCCAGTATTTTGTGTGGGGAAATGTGAGCTTACAAGGTGATCTGTAAGGAGCTTGCCTCTGTTTAGATCTCCCTCCTTTACTTCATAGAAGCCGCTCATCATGACTTCAATTGGGTATACCCCTGATATCGGAATGCTCACATACTGCTTTTTCCATTTGTCATATACATATATATCACAACAATGTACTTCAACGGGAGGTTGAGATATCTGTCAAGATAACCGTTATCTGTCTGGACATCGGGCTCGGGTGAGTAGCTGACCTTTAGCATCGAACCAGAGTATGAGGAACCAAAATCAATAACTGGAATTCCATCGACGCTGAAGCTCCACATGGCCCTCGTTGAAGTTGTTAATTGCAATCCCCATGATGCTCCTACTTTGTTAATCTTCTTGATTCCATGGGTTCGAACTTTAAGTCCCACAAAGGGAACCCATTCAACAAATGTTCGGGACTCTGAATAATATGAGTCTTTCAGATATTCCCAGTTTTCAATAATGCAATATCTGGCATTTAGCTCTTCATAACCCCATGGACATGTTGAAGTCCCAAACAACGAACGAACTTTATATCTTATCTTGGACGTTATGGGAATATTAAGGGAGGGACGCTTTGATGGTCGGGTAACATCCTCAATTGGGAACATTCCTCTGAGAGCAATTTTCCTACCTGGAACGAGGCTCTTAACACCGATTTTGCCGTCCTTTGTGAAGTACACCATCACTGGAGTTGGAGCTGAATGTAGATTCTCGGTTTTCAGACTCTTCCATTTCCTGCTCTTGCTTTTGAATGTAACAATTCCCCCAACA belongs to Pyrococcus yayanosii CH1 and includes:
- a CDS encoding MBL fold metallo-hydrolase, translated to MKIVPLASESLGVRSLVTYVKAGGLGILIDPGAALGPKRYSLPPAKAEFDALRRARELIQAYAREATIITISHYHYDHHTPFFEGIYESSSAKIAKELYAGKLVFTKHPTENINNSQRKRAREFLRNVEPIARKVEFSDGKSFDLEGVTLEFSQPVPHGREGSKLGFIVMVMVDDGKRRIVHASDSQLINEAAVKWIIEKNPDLLIAGGPPTYLSYRVGNVRELALRNINRIIKETNAELVIDHHVVRDKNHQAFFEALDKKPKTFAEFLGREEAPLEAYRRELHKMERGEEQEIPEGILKFIKELRGEGHAGRVQGT
- a CDS encoding IS607 family transposase encodes the protein MRLYRTGKASQLLGISKPTLIRKIKSGEIRAYRVGREYRIPESEIKRILEGKLPDKVVIYARVSSRDQKEDLERQVEYLKNYCSSKGYQVAKILTDISSGLNENRRGLKQLFTLVESGEVTKVVITYRDRLTRFGFKYLEQYFNSHGVEIEVIFDDEGKTPEKELVEDLLAIVTSFAGKLYGMRSHRKKRLVEAVKNALRDN
- a CDS encoding RNA-guided endonuclease InsQ/TnpB family protein, whose protein sequence is MNFLITHAFENNVTSFYRLKKETYKGLRKEYPELPSHYLYTACQMATAIFKSFRKRRKKGKAKGKPVFKKEVIMLDDHLFKLDLENKTVKLSTLKGRIQLEFYPARYHEKFKGWKVGQAWLVRTPKGAFLNVVFSKEVEIREPTTFVGVDLNENNVTLSLPNGEFVQIITHEREIRTGYFVKRRRIQRKIRGGKKRKELLEKYGRRERNRLNDLYHKLANKIVELAEKYGGLALEDLTEIRESIRYSAEMNGRLHRWSFRKLQSIIEYKAKLRGIKVVFVDPAHTSSLCPVCGGKLSPNGHRVLSCKCGFEADRDVVGSWNIRLRALKMWGVTVPPKSHPMSRGWKVSRNDVLHTSHKLRLTRTVPAHRREDFDPEEVSLNEVIETIEKYGYEVEIGDEGC
- a CDS encoding ArsR/SmtB family transcription factor codes for the protein MVEVCKVHEEHLDKIEKAKRNLPDDETILEASDFFDALGNPTRLKILFALLEGELCTCDLSNITGLSVSAISHQLRILKDRKIVKYRKDGKSVFYRLDDEHIREILKVVLKHMEE
- a CDS encoding heavy metal translocating P-type ATPase, with amino-acid sequence MPKKLKLEGLDCASCAYEIEEALKKEGFEFALVNFTTKEAIIEGDIEKAKEIIKKVEPGVKIIEKEEHEHDDPKRMLYFIIPSLLLFAIGIVLRYYYNYDNPFVFGIFVVSYLLVGWKVLRNAIINSIRGNVFDENFLITIATLGAFAIHEYPEAVAVMLFYIVGEFFQDLAVNRSRRSIKALLALKAEYANLKVGDKIVRVKPEELKVGDIIVIKPGERVPVDGVILEGSSSVDTSALTGESVPRTVKEGEEILSGMVNLSGLLTVKVTKELKESTISRILELVENASARKAKTEKFITRFAHYYTPAVVGLAMLIALIPPLVFGEPFSKWVYRALVLLVISCPCALVLSIPLGYFGGIGRAARDGILIKGSNFLDALSSASIVAFDKTETLTKGVFKVTRIETRNGFTEEEILKFAALAEVHSNHPIAKAIREAYGKEINETQVKEHEEIAGHGVRAKIDGIEVMVGNDRLLHKFSVEHDTCHVKGTVAHVVVNGKYAGYIVISDEIKEDALETIKELKKLGVKKIIMVTGDNKDVAAEIARHLNLDGFYAELLPEDKVKVIKELEKGKAPNEKIVFVGDGINDAPVLAVADIGVAMGALGSDAAIETADVVIMDDKLARLRGKKHLGVTCPMESTTFTIFSMEATCCF